The Leptidea sinapis chromosome 6, ilLepSina1.1, whole genome shotgun sequence genome segment taaatatattactcttatactatcttattaataaacgcagcgtaaagttactccaagtttagaATTACTTCTCCCtttcatgtaattctgtagtgacaaaggtaagataaagacaaaaagttttaaatttggaataacctTAATTCGAGTTTATTAGAACACAGAATAATATGTTAGTATTAATGagcgtaaataaaaaaacaatctaatgtattttaaactaaaattaatattaagtgaCATGTTGTATTTTAGTAACTGCTTTACATCGGCGATGCATTGACTCTATAATTTTTTGTCATTTCGCAAGAGAGATAGATATTATACTCTTCAAAGAGAACATGTACAGCTCTCTTAAACTGCCATACTGTCGATTTGAAACCATTTTCTTGACTTCGCACCAAAGATGCTCTGGATAAGTATTCAATGATAGCAATTCGTTAATGGTTCATGCTATACCCTGGATCATGATCGTGCTGGAATGTTCAAATAGCCAGAACGGTGTATTCAACGTAATGTAACACTTTGTCTTTTAATACATGTTTATACTGAAAATGATCCATGTTACGATCCTGACGTTAGCTAGCACaattcagctaccaagcctcttgctcatgtaaaggcataaaaaggcataaaaggcatttatcttaataaatcgatttctttattctttttgatgtcatttcttatatactagataatactaccgcttcggaaacaaatggcgctctaagagaggagaagcggcgtaagaaactcacaTTACTGTTCcacgacagaaaaaggtgccgttgtggtacccataatctagccggcatcctgtgcaagcgAGCCTCTCACTCGTAAAAcgtgttttttaatattacagatGGTCGGATATTTCTATGCTTAATGTATTGTTACTTACCTTGTATATTATATCGATACTTTTATTTTTCCTCATTAGTTTCATATGAAACACGAAACACATACTACACGGccttatctctggacctcgctggaacgtgaagccctcTCCCGTTCTCCATTCACCCCCTCGCTCTCGttctgttgcgtcagtacggtttgcagtttcattaccgttaggtacatgtcgtgatatttacgtgctatcactgctttgtttttgaagttttcattattACGATTGGACTCTTGTTGTTAATAATTCTATAGATTTTATTGTTACGTGCCGCTATAATAGAACTGCCacaaacataaatacttttTGTACTTGACTCAGATTCttacattgatttttcatcattatagtagataactataaaaatatgcatcacaacacaacacctttactgAAAATaatagtgaaaaaataaatcccaatctatactaatatataaagctgcagtgtttgtttgtttgtttgaacgcgctaatctctggtactactggtccgatttgaatgattctttcagtgttgggtagtccatttatcgaggaaggctataggctatgtttttttttttcaaaattagggatccgtaataaaattgctattttgtaacacaaggtgtaaaatcgaaaacctatttttgcgtgcgctgcaaaaactattgacaatagaacaaaatgatgtacaggcaatattttattacttataaaactatcgcgtgaattataccttatatggcaaaacaacgtttgccgggtcagctagtataatataatatcttagtGATGCTTGATAGTTGTTTTGCTCACCGTAACAAAGCggcgatgtgacgtcatcaacgATCTTTAAGACTAAGACAATTATATGTGTACAACAGAATGGACGAAGAAGAAGCAACagaatattctttatttaaatttgattaaaaaaatataggtactaTTCAGGTGACCAGCCAGTAAGTAGTAATACGTAGGTACTAAGTTCAGATCTAGTTTATTTTATGGGAAATCATGTGTGTCAACGGACAcgaatgataccacagattgggtaTGGAGAGATCGCTCACATTCaggcaattaaataataaattttaatgtacgattttacattttaatcataTGATCatcaatcatataaaaaaaagaagcccgctgagtttgttgcgcccgtttttctcaggtctgaggcatatatgTCTATAcatatatgcctcagacctgagaaaaattgGGTACTATTACCCATACCATTTAAACCTTAGAAGATTGCAGCATCAAGAATTTGGAAGATTTGAAAAAGACGTAGGtacattcataaaattattcagaaacgaatgaatgaatgaacttCCATCGATACCAACTCCAAATACCCAGCAGTTGAAAGAAGATGACTACACAAAAAGGCAGAATTATGCTAGGCTCGTTCTGGAGCGATTTCTCTACGCCTACGCGTTTATGCTCCGTTTTGCTGTGACGAGGCGCATATTCATAATGGGGGGGGGTACCTTTTAAACAGAACATGTGTTATACCGCACGATTATGGACACCTTTTTATATACCGGATCTGCATACCCATTTTGTCTACATTAACATATATCATTTGCAGCACGATTAAACCCAATGACCACAGTGAGGGCATACCGTGGCCCCCTAGATCACCAGAGTTGCGAGTATGAGATTTTTTACCTATTTGAACGTCTAAAAGTTAACTATGATTTGTATGGCGTCgaaagagcgccatctagtgacagTAGATAAAAAACCTCATATCAACAATACTGTATGGAGTACCCAGAAATGCatgacaaaataaaacaaaacttctGTTAACAtaagtttagtttatttatacagATTAGTAAGTTAAGCTAACAATGGATTATCTCTTCCTCATAATTTAACATTCGATACATACTTAattcaataacataatatttaaaattaacaagaactagttaaataaaaatatgtaacataTTAACGATAACCATTAACTGTTGAATATAACAGATACAATAAGTTTGATTAATGTCAAAGTGTAACTGCCCTCAGAGTCTGTGGCAACAATTAACATAAGATTATCTGTGGTCTGGTCTACATGTTGGTCGGTCAGTCACACATCGGTaacttagggtatgttccgatatgcactgcgaccactgtacagtgtgacgtcaatttagtatagtgtgaaggcgttcctttatagccagttatactggtaactatttaaaacggaacgcaatcccgtatactgtcagccgcatctAGTTCATTTagaaaaactgttgttggagtactgtcaaattcaaattatttgggattaaactgtatgtattgtttataaaacgttaggcactcgagtggttttgactgatcatgTGATCacagtactgcgagtaccttacctcgaaaacgccagtgctcacagtagaatatggcggcgatttatgacgtcaaaAATTTCGCGGCagaatactggcagtccataacggatcgaatttttctacagtgatagcactgtgcagtgctcgcagtgcatatcggaacataccctaaaaACACAGTGTTTGACATTTGATTTCCGTATTGTACCCCTACGATAATTGATATAACGTTTTGTTATTTGGCCAATAACAAGTTAACTAATACATTATtaatagctaaaataaaaatattccctCAGTCACCGTTAAACTGGACAGTAAATAAGTTAAACTGGACAGCCAAATGATGTTGGACTAAATAAATGTTGTCAATATAGTAAAGTCAGTTTGaaaagtgtttcattttaaTAGAGGACATGGTACCTAAGCaatttggttattttttttacttttgcttGTGTGGAAAAGTGTATTAGACTTATGGTAAgaaattcgaaaaaaaattgaggatgATGTAGAATATTTTGCCATATCTTAAAAAATACCCTTAAAATTagatttcaatttgaaaaaagttATGCGAATTAttggatagttttattttaattagagTCTCGTAGTAGTCCGAAAGATGAAGAAAGGACGCGTCTTCCAGTGTCCTGTCAGGTTCCCGAGGGCAGGGAGAGTTTCACATTCGtacaaatgtatattatttgtcatATATATCAATCATTTTTGAGATTTCATGTAATAACTCTCTAGTACTCGtactaatattacatttaaaatttattaccaAAGTTACATCGGACATCGACTAGTCGTAGCAAAAATTGCGTTCTATATAAAAAAGTTTGCATTTAAAAGTGCATTGTGTTATAATCCgtaaaaaagtttacatataCGTGTAATATACAAATACTTTTTCTAAGAAAGGCCAATATTAACTTATTTGTGGACGGTATAAGttgtcaataaaataaagtattattaattaattatcttaaaCTTTGAAACTGACAACAACATTATAccaataataatctatataaaaattaagtaagtaGTAAAAATACAGTCACTCTCATGAACacaaatatagtaataaataactgCATGTACCAAAAatatctgtaaataataatatgtctatttcatctttttttttttcaacttattGAATGTCGAATAccgaattatttaaattattacttataacgtaataaaattataataccagagtaaataaaatatttttagattttattacttttttttaaattgttcgGAGGTTGTATGGCATTACCATTCTAATGTCAGGTACATTCAATGCCCATCGTCGCGTAAATCATTGGTGCGCTTTTTGTGTCATTTATcgacactgacctgtataaataccactggataagctgttccatatgtttgaagcgccactcgcgagcgtccagagaactaattttgacgtataatacaaatggctgcgaaggaacgtataATACTCTGaggtatttttgcattttgaattaatttcgttcgttttacgtgatatttatacttcaagaatcaacgtaataaagtacacatttttgttttaaatagtttcccaccatctatcgatgtttgctgaggttgtcatcactagttttagtaccgcaaactctcgctacatggccaacagcgccaaaatggcgaatatcaggcacaaaagcactttgacagctcccagtccagtggtatatagtagaagTCAGTGTTTATCGATAACAAGAAGCTCATAGTTGACCGATGATTTATGCGACAGCGGGCAGCTAGTTTACGACATTAGTAAAATGTGTTTACTGTAAATACTCTACTGTGTAATGGTAGCAGCGCCCGTTCTGTGCTCCTGGTAGAGAATATATGAGCTGTAGCCGTACGCCAGCATATTGATGATACCAAATACCTGAAAACAACATACAATATTAAGCAAAATAATCacgataatatatatttttcttagaaAGTGAAAGTATATGTagtattttaaatcctattttgaataaaacattttaatttttttactctaCTTTACCAGTcctctcctttgcacaggatgccggctagattatgggtaccacaattgcgcctatttctgccgtgaagcagtaatgtgtaaacattgctgcgtttcggtctgaagggcaccgaagctagtgaaattactgtgcaaacgagacttaacatattcttatgtctcaaggtgacgagcgcaattgtagtgccgctcagaattttcgggcttttcaagaatccttagcggcactgcattgtaatggacagagcgtatcaatgaccatcagctgaacgtcctactacTAAAACTATCAAACATGTTAACTGAATCATGAATGACGTGTCCATTAATCACTTcaagttttgttttttataacgCGTTTTCATTGATTTCTGAGTCGTGACGTCATAATCGGCCGCCATGACACATCGCGTCTTCGGTTGTGATTCAAAGTAGATTGGTAAGcatcattgacgtacaataaacaactggACTCACATTCACGCTCAAAAATAgactgaagcaaaactctgcgtACGCTTCTGTTAGGCAGAGTtatcgttcagttgtgtttcgaccgcgctttgaatacaacgccacgcaatgaaaTTGTGTTTAATGAAAAGCTGTCCAAATAACACCACATACAAACTTTAAAAGGATGAAGATTCGATTTTCAAGTAAgtttaaatgaacaaaattatgtaactaacttgacgtaaaaaaatgtaactaacttgacgtagAAACAAAATACATCACCGATGAAATGTGCGAAAGAGACGGCCGCCTCTTTCgtttgttttaatgttatctatatCACTTAATACGTATATACAGCGCCAATCTGATATTTTAGACAACCTTTTAATATGCACTTGGGAGTTGGGAGTCTAGTTGTGTACAGTAATGGTATGTCAATGGTAAAAATACTGTAATTTTCGGTACAGATTCTTTTTTTTCGTAAACCTTAGACGTATCCAGATAAAGAAGAGGAATTTAAAATCTGTCATCATGCCTATAGtaagtatttctttttttgCTAACTGTACTGCTTTTATTTGCGAGTACTGGGCGCcattctattttatattttttaataactaacCTTATTCAACTACTGGCATATTAGTTCAGTAATACGTGAGCATCATGACTTTTGAAACAACGTTTAAAAATCGAAATAATAGAGAATTCTAGAATAGTTGAACTTATGAACAATAAAGATGAGATTCTTAAACATTATATGCAACGTATTGTTCATCCTGACAGTCCATCAGTTACATCCTGTTTATTCTGATTGTCTCTCGCACTGATAAGTTTTTACAAATACATTATGTTgaaataatcaatattttaagcAAACAAGCGGTCTCTGATGTATAATTTCACATCGCGTTTTACGGTTGTgattttagataataataatatataacagtttaaaaaaaacacgctaaagagcaaaaaattctctttggtattcgaaaatatcctaatattagataattcAGCCAAAATTAATGCTTGAAATttaaacatcaattcctgctttatcgacgatagatgaaaattatataaattaacaaaaatcttgttttcctattgaaaaatggaataattttatgaaattaatatattatcattggtcctcgataaatctacgaagtttgaacgaaatctggccgtttaaagtgggtcaaaatcgcgcccaaatgagtcggttacaaacatacaaacaggtgaagctaataaaaagcgtgtaaaaaaaggtttttgtcagattaaataaaagttttgtttagTATTCCTAACAGCTGAAAGAATTTTAATAGTAcctaagaattattaatttaaattaacaaattttaaagaCTAATAATACCGCCTGCATCGGGTAAGTAATATtccagttaaaaaaatatatgtagagTAAGAAGTGTAACTTCTTTATGACCTATCATATTTGTACTATTTATAACTTCACAGAAATTGGGTAGATAGagcttaagaaaataaaattcttaAGCCTTATATTCGTATTCAATTTATCActttcaaacaaatatattattctttaagTCACTATgctgaaatttaataaaaagaaacaatatgGCGCGTAACTGAAATTCGTTACGCCATTGCTGTAAAATTTCTCTTTTCGAAAACAAAGTTCCACTTccaatattatttgaatagtaTCTATTAGCAATGCACAAAACCCTACTGTCCAGCATGGATGAAAAATGGCGCCTCGGGCAACGAGTGtttgacattttttataataagataCTTACACCAGCGGCAACGTTCCGTCCGTAGGTGCCGTACACAGACGTCAATATCACAATGAAGGCGATGAAGTAGAACAGAGTCTCCACTGTTGTGCTGATCAACTCCTGCAAATATAAACATGAATCAAAATCGCTGTCTCATCATATTAagcatagaccaagtatagtaactagacatcggtttggcgtggccaacatgagacagataatatcctatatatacaggtacaataggtacataatattatacaagtgTTCTTTgactatcacttttacatcgtaaaacactacatcgcaccatatttccttcgattctacttaaaattgtcactgatgttgaataaatagtggatatttcactCGTTTCACAAGTTTTCTGTGCAGCGCtctcaagtttgtttagcacaccgggtgtgctgaccttgaaaaaaccggcacgcatggcgaaacaaaaaatctaatcactctatctcatttctttacataagtgagtgagacggaagctatcaattagtgTAGTTACTATATTTGGTCTATGAGATTAAGACTTGATACTGTAATGAACGTCAGTGTCACTTTCAATAATTGTAAGTCAGTCTTCTTTGATTTAGTTGACATTGACATATTAGCGGCTAATCTGTGGCTGTGTTAATAGGCTATATTAATTCTTAATATTAAGAACATTAGTTTTGCATATTgtactgaaataaatacttcataatttaacaaacatttcattattacaaaaaCTATCATATAAAACAGATATTGAACACAATAACACTAACTTCGATCAAAGAGAAACATGGCCAACGTGGTAAAAAAGCACTTCTGTGACACAAAAAATGTctgtatttcttattttatgtgCGGAATGGTTAACAGAGTATTAAAtgaatgggttttttttaataaaaatatttgaaattaaattatattagaaaaacTATTCATATGACATAGGAAAAAGACACTTCAGTTTGatttatacttagtctggccttaaatactgttacaatttttaatgtcataaagctcggtctacgcagtcttggttagaaacgaacgtttcggacttcatcagacctgaagactggccgtcgtaaagtcccgatcttaatccgctggattatgatttatggtcagttttaaagAGTACGGCTTACTCtaagcgccatgataatttggagttcctaaaacaatccgtacgattggcagtgaagaattttcccatggaaagagtgcgtgcttctattgactataactggcctcaacgtttaaaggactgtattacaACCagtggagaccacttcgaaaagcttgttatattttatattgtttaatataaaaatgataaaaaatttgCAATAATTTTTCGCTATTTAACATCAGTTCAGGAGGTTTCAATGAATTTAATGCAAACTGTTGCACACACATcacaatcataatattgcatCATACACTTACAGATAAAACCCAATTGATGGGTATCTTCAGGGCTTCTCTGATGCTGAGCAGGTACACGAACGACCACATCAATGTCGTGATGAAGGCTGTGACTGCGACGAACACGTACCATGCTGAGGCCCACGGTGTCCCCAAAGACATGCATACTATGCCAACAAtctgaaatttaaattattttattgaattatgagcccataataatagtaatttataaaataacagtGCCGTCTATAGAAaagaagtattaaaatacgaaagACGAAGGTATCCAACGGCGCAGTACTAAACTaggtattttaacaaaaatatttttttcgatgCAACCGGGTTCAGACTTAGACCatatacttcaaaaaaaaaacctgtatGATAATTGACACGGATATGAAGTAGAATGCGGAGACACcactaaatgtaaaataaaaaaaataaaatcgctTGGATGAAATGCTACAATAAAAAGAACACTTCATatgttttacttataatttgtcaaattcaaatttcattgTTGTCATTTCTTACAAGAAGTAAAAACTTATCGATCggaacttagacttaaaacgAAAGGTGTATCACAAGGAAGTATACTGGGTCCACTTCTATACATAATCTACATATACGAATTACTTAACATTACTACTTATAACTGTACAGTTTTTGCTGATaacatctctattgtaattaaatgtaacaatgaattgacatatgatatagaaattaataaaacactagactataaaaaaatgatgaaatgaaatgagaTTGATGTGAATTATTTATTCCGTTAATACAACTAGCAAGCAAATTAACAATTTAGTGTAGAAATACGTGAGTGGTTTCCCAGTACCACTACGCCAACGGTACCGGTTACCTGGTCAATATCCAGCCATTAGGGTTGCAACCGTAAATACTCACTTAAATTGTTTTTCAATCTTTTAAATTGAAtgtctcatttattttaatgtctCATATGGGATTGTTGTaactctagtaggcttcataagatacattaatagctttaagggtaaataaatgtatacactctcataataaagtcccagccacttcaaaataaatgcctttcataCACACCGACACGTGTTGCTCTATGGTctcacattataattataaaagcgATGTTTGGTGCCATTTCTTTTATATAAGGGgggtaaacgggcaagaggctcaggTGATGGCGTGTGGTAAGGCAGCCGCGCATGGACATCCGCCGGCCAGTCCTTAAGTCGTATGGGTTTGGGGAAAACAGcaaccggtaattgattccacaaagtggctgtgagaggcaagaaatttcttgcaaaacgcgcggttgtagaatAACAGAtgtcaacatgatgcgggtggtatttagcAGTTTGACGTAATgtggtggtggaattcggctacTGGTATCAACCCGAAAAACTCCTCTGACCACACCCCGTAATATATATGGTAGAAGATGCACAgaaaatcaagccgatcggaggtgacttgatcgtcgatgattcgagccgctcttcgtagtatgcagtcaaatggaagaag includes the following:
- the LOC126965124 gene encoding CKLF-like MARVEL transmembrane domain-containing protein 4, with protein sequence MMAPETVVTVDHNKPNSPQATPQQNGGSLDWIKVNVEYFKTTPGLLKVIQLIVGIVCMSLGTPWASAWYVFVAVTAFITTLMWSFVYLLSIREALKIPINWVLSELISTTVETLFYFIAFIVILTSVYGTYGRNVAAGVFGIINMLAYGYSSYILYQEHRTGAATITQ